Proteins from a genomic interval of Spea bombifrons isolate aSpeBom1 chromosome 4, aSpeBom1.2.pri, whole genome shotgun sequence:
- the LOC128491711 gene encoding olfactory receptor 5V1-like: MLLVLTCRQINAPMYFFLSHLSLNDILLSTTIIPEMLHIILKGGSSISLSGCFTQFYFFSVSVANECLLLTMMSYDRYLAICNPLRYSSIMDLKLCILLASSCWVCGILIALPHIVLFDKMTFCGSNIINHFYCDLLPLLRLSCSDTSANEIVNAVNSVPMAFLPLVFISITYINIILAIIRISNSDGRQKAFSTCSSHLTVVCMYYGTLLFNYLVPPKDQYLGFHKMVSVCYTVVTPLLNPLIYSLRNEEIKRTVLGKLEEAEPTY; the protein is encoded by the exons ATGTTACTGGTCCTCACATGTCGCCAAATCAACGCTccgatgtacttcttcctcagcCACCTGTCTCTCAACGACATCCTTCTCTCCACCACCATCATACCTGAAATGCTCCACATTATATTGAAAGGGGGAAGTTCTATTTCTCTGTCTGGCTGCTTcactcagttttattttttttcagtatctGTTGCTAACGAATGTCTCCTCCTCACCATGATGTCCTACGACcgatatttggccatctgtaacCCATTGCGTTATTCCTCCATCATGGACCTCAAACTTTGTATTCTTCTTGCATCTTCATGTTGGGTGTGTGGGATACTTATCGCTTTACCACATATTGTTCTTTTCGACAAGATGACCTTTTGTGGGTCAAATAtcattaaccatttttattgtgacctGCTTCCACTTCTTAGGCTTTCTTGTTCAGACACATCAGCGAACGAAATAGTAAATGCTGTTAACTCTGTCCCAATGGCCTTTCTACCACTAGTGTTTATCTCTATAACTTATATAAACATCATTCTCGCCATCATACGGATCTCAAATTCCGATGGAAGACAAaaggccttctccacctgcagctctcatCTCACCgtggtctgtatgtattatgggACCTTGTTGTTTAACTATTTGGTTCCACCTAAAGACCAATACTTAGGTTTCCATAAAATGGTTTCTGTGTGCTATACCGTCGTGACCCCGCTGTTGAACCCTCTTATATACAGTCTAAGGAACGAAGAGATTAAACGGACA GTACTCGGGAAACTTGAGGAAGCTGAGCCAACGTACTGA